From the Homo sapiens chromosome 1, GRCh38.p14 Primary Assembly genome, one window contains:
- the HES4 gene encoding transcription factor HES-4 isoform X2, with product MAADTPGKPSASPMAGAPASASRTPDKPRSAAEHRKSSKPVMEKRRRARINESLAQLKTLILDALRKESSRHSKLEKADILEMTVRHLRSLRRVQPRSAPTPPFWASTAPASTSVWRR from the exons ATGGCCGCAGACACGCCGGGGAAACCGAGCGCCTCGCCGATGGCAGGAGCGCCGGCCAGCGCCAGCCGGACCCCAGACAAGCCCCGGAGCGCGGCCGAGCACCGCAAG TCCTCCAAGCCGGTCATGGAGAAGCGGCGCCGAGCGCGTATTAACGAGAGCCTCGCTCAGCTCAAAACCCTCATCCTGGACGCCCTCAGAAAAGAG AGCTCCCGCCACTCGAAGCTGGAGAAGGCGGACATCCTGGAGATGACCGTGAGACACCTGCGGAGCCTGCGTCGCGTGCAG CCGCGCTCAGCGCCGACCCCGCCGTTCTGGGCAAGTACCGCGCCGGCTTCCACGAGTGTCTGGCGGAGGTGA
- the HES4 gene encoding transcription factor HES-4 isoform 3 (isoform 3 is encoded by transcript variant 3) gives MAADTPGKPSASPMAGAPASASRTPDKPRSAAEHRKSSRHSKLEKADILEMTVRHLRSLRRVQVTAALSADPAVLGKYRAGFHECLAEVNRFLAGCEGVPADVRSRLLGHLAACLRQLGPSRRPASLSPAAPAEAPAPEVYAGRPLLPSLGGPFPLLAPPLLPGLTRALPAAPRAGPQGPGGPWRPWLR, from the exons ATGGCCGCAGACACGCCGGGGAAACCGAGCGCCTCGCCGATGGCAGGAGCGCCGGCCAGCGCCAGCCGGACCCCAGACAAGCCCCGGAGCGCGGCCGAGCACCGCAAG AGCTCCCGCCACTCGAAGCTGGAGAAGGCGGACATCCTGGAGATGACCGTGAGACACCTGCGGAGCCTGCGTCGCGTGCAGGTGACGG CCGCGCTCAGCGCCGACCCCGCCGTTCTGGGCAAGTACCGCGCCGGCTTCCACGAGTGTCTGGCGGAGGTGAACCGCTTCCTGGCCGGCTGCGAGGGCGTCCCGGCCGACGTGCGCTCCCGCCTGCTGGGCCACCTGGCAGCCTGCCTGCGCCAGCTGGGACCCTCCCGCCGCCCGGCCTCGCTGTCCCCGGCTGCCCCCGCAGAGGCCCCAGCGCCCGAGGTCTACGCGGGCCGCCCGCTGCTGCCATCGCTCGGCGGCCCCTTCCCTCTGCTCGCGCCGCCGCTGCTGCCGGGTCTGACCCGGGCGCTGCCCGCCGCCCCCAGGGCGGGGCCGCAGGGCCCGGGTGGGCCCTGGAGGCCGTGGCTGCGCTGA
- the HES4 gene encoding transcription factor HES-4 isoform X1 yields the protein MAADTPGKPSASPMAGAPASASRTPDKPRSAAEHRKVGSRPGVRGATGGREGRGTQPVPDPQSSKPVMEKRRRARINESLAQLKTLILDALRKESSRHSKLEKADILEMTVRHLRSLRRVQPRSAPTPPFWASTAPASTSVWRR from the exons ATGGCCGCAGACACGCCGGGGAAACCGAGCGCCTCGCCGATGGCAGGAGCGCCGGCCAGCGCCAGCCGGACCCCAGACAAGCCCCGGAGCGCGGCCGAGCACCGCAAGGTGGGGTCCCGGCCGGGCGTGAGGGGGGCGACCGGGGGGCGGGAGGGACGCGGGACTCAGCCGGTGCCCGACCCGCAGTCCTCCAAGCCGGTCATGGAGAAGCGGCGCCGAGCGCGTATTAACGAGAGCCTCGCTCAGCTCAAAACCCTCATCCTGGACGCCCTCAGAAAAGAG AGCTCCCGCCACTCGAAGCTGGAGAAGGCGGACATCCTGGAGATGACCGTGAGACACCTGCGGAGCCTGCGTCGCGTGCAG CCGCGCTCAGCGCCGACCCCGCCGTTCTGGGCAAGTACCGCGCCGGCTTCCACGAGTGTCTGGCGGAGGTGA
- the HES4 gene encoding transcription factor HES-4 isoform 1 (isoform 1 is encoded by transcript variant 1) translates to MAADTPGKPSASPMAGAPASASRTPDKPRSAAEHRKVGSRPGVRGATGGREGRGTQPVPDPQSSKPVMEKRRRARINESLAQLKTLILDALRKESSRHSKLEKADILEMTVRHLRSLRRVQVTAALSADPAVLGKYRAGFHECLAEVNRFLAGCEGVPADVRSRLLGHLAACLRQLGPSRRPASLSPAAPAEAPAPEVYAGRPLLPSLGGPFPLLAPPLLPGLTRALPAAPRAGPQGPGGPWRPWLR, encoded by the exons ATGGCCGCAGACACGCCGGGGAAACCGAGCGCCTCGCCGATGGCAGGAGCGCCGGCCAGCGCCAGCCGGACCCCAGACAAGCCCCGGAGCGCGGCCGAGCACCGCAAGGTGGGGTCCCGGCCGGGCGTGAGGGGGGCGACCGGGGGGCGGGAGGGACGCGGGACTCAGCCGGTGCCCGACCCGCAGTCCTCCAAGCCGGTCATGGAGAAGCGGCGCCGAGCGCGTATTAACGAGAGCCTCGCTCAGCTCAAAACCCTCATCCTGGACGCCCTCAGAAAAGAG AGCTCCCGCCACTCGAAGCTGGAGAAGGCGGACATCCTGGAGATGACCGTGAGACACCTGCGGAGCCTGCGTCGCGTGCAGGTGACGG CCGCGCTCAGCGCCGACCCCGCCGTTCTGGGCAAGTACCGCGCCGGCTTCCACGAGTGTCTGGCGGAGGTGAACCGCTTCCTGGCCGGCTGCGAGGGCGTCCCGGCCGACGTGCGCTCCCGCCTGCTGGGCCACCTGGCAGCCTGCCTGCGCCAGCTGGGACCCTCCCGCCGCCCGGCCTCGCTGTCCCCGGCTGCCCCCGCAGAGGCCCCAGCGCCCGAGGTCTACGCGGGCCGCCCGCTGCTGCCATCGCTCGGCGGCCCCTTCCCTCTGCTCGCGCCGCCGCTGCTGCCGGGTCTGACCCGGGCGCTGCCCGCCGCCCCCAGGGCGGGGCCGCAGGGCCCGGGTGGGCCCTGGAGGCCGTGGCTGCGCTGA
- the HES4 gene encoding transcription factor HES-4 isoform 2 (isoform 2 is encoded by transcript variant 2), with the protein MAADTPGKPSASPMAGAPASASRTPDKPRSAAEHRKSSKPVMEKRRRARINESLAQLKTLILDALRKESSRHSKLEKADILEMTVRHLRSLRRVQVTAALSADPAVLGKYRAGFHECLAEVNRFLAGCEGVPADVRSRLLGHLAACLRQLGPSRRPASLSPAAPAEAPAPEVYAGRPLLPSLGGPFPLLAPPLLPGLTRALPAAPRAGPQGPGGPWRPWLR; encoded by the exons ATGGCCGCAGACACGCCGGGGAAACCGAGCGCCTCGCCGATGGCAGGAGCGCCGGCCAGCGCCAGCCGGACCCCAGACAAGCCCCGGAGCGCGGCCGAGCACCGCAAG TCCTCCAAGCCGGTCATGGAGAAGCGGCGCCGAGCGCGTATTAACGAGAGCCTCGCTCAGCTCAAAACCCTCATCCTGGACGCCCTCAGAAAAGAG AGCTCCCGCCACTCGAAGCTGGAGAAGGCGGACATCCTGGAGATGACCGTGAGACACCTGCGGAGCCTGCGTCGCGTGCAGGTGACGG CCGCGCTCAGCGCCGACCCCGCCGTTCTGGGCAAGTACCGCGCCGGCTTCCACGAGTGTCTGGCGGAGGTGAACCGCTTCCTGGCCGGCTGCGAGGGCGTCCCGGCCGACGTGCGCTCCCGCCTGCTGGGCCACCTGGCAGCCTGCCTGCGCCAGCTGGGACCCTCCCGCCGCCCGGCCTCGCTGTCCCCGGCTGCCCCCGCAGAGGCCCCAGCGCCCGAGGTCTACGCGGGCCGCCCGCTGCTGCCATCGCTCGGCGGCCCCTTCCCTCTGCTCGCGCCGCCGCTGCTGCCGGGTCTGACCCGGGCGCTGCCCGCCGCCCCCAGGGCGGGGCCGCAGGGCCCGGGTGGGCCCTGGAGGCCGTGGCTGCGCTGA